GAATTTATCACATTTAATCTCTCAGTTAGCCACGCCATCTTTGCTGGATCGTCGCTTGTAAATTTAAGCACTTCTCGCTTGATCGGCTCTATTAGCTTTATCCAATTTCTAACATTTGGCGTAGTTTTGAGCTTTTTTTCATCCATATAAAGCGCTGCACATCCACCACAATCAGAGTGTCCGCAAATAATGATATTTTTGATATTTAAAAGCTCTAATGCATATTCGATAGCCGAAGTCGTTGCCAAAAATTCTTCGCTCACTCTATAAGGTGGCACGATGTTTGCAATATTTCGCACCATAAAAAGCTCGCCTGGGAGGCAGTTTGTTATCAAATTTGGTACTACTCTTGAATCAACACAGGATATAAAAA
This is a stretch of genomic DNA from Campylobacter concisus. It encodes these proteins:
- a CDS encoding carbonic anhydrase, giving the protein MDDSLLEGAVKFMEDGFLEHEELFKSLQNRQDPHTLFISCVDSRVVPNLITNCLPGELFMVRNIANIVPPYRVSEEFLATTSAIEYALELLNIKNIIICGHSDCGGCAALYMDEKKLKTTPNVRNWIKLIEPIKREVLKFTSDDPAKMAWLTERLNVINSIENIMTYPNVKEEYERGNLQIYGWHYIIETGEIFSYDLKEGTFKLLADKRGENA